One window of Etheostoma spectabile isolate EspeVRDwgs_2016 chromosome 6, UIUC_Espe_1.0, whole genome shotgun sequence genomic DNA carries:
- the entpd3 gene encoding ectonucleoside triphosphate diphosphohydrolase 3 isoform X1 has protein sequence MASKQKTCYKCCIAGVLLLFLASIAALVAVAVIQDTWRSKEYSLEYGIVIDSGSSRSNVYLYEWPGEKHNKTGVVTEKMNCKVAGNGISEMKVDPEKDAKSWKGFKECMDNITKAIPAKKHKTTPLFLGATAGMRLLHEKDEQRSNEILASLTEYLRSLPFNFHNASIITGQEEGLYGWVTVNYLMDNFLEKNLWNTYVRPEGKNTVGSMDLGGASTQIAFAVQDDLSGPDYLHVKLYGYPYNVYTHSFLCYGKNEADKRVLDKVVQESSNPTYIKNPCYPKGFNTTLKASYIYDTECTKKPNGYNPDQELFLVGTGNSEKCSSIVKSIFDFKTCNSSQCSLNGVEQPPVTGDFMAYAGFFFTSKALGMNGTSELDQFNASITKYCNTNWTQLKAEKAGIDPRFLKTYCFASHYVFTLLVDGYKFDKETWKNIDFKREVKKTSIGWSLGYMLSMSNMIPSEVKYTTPMTDPVFAGLVFLFSALTIITVVFFFIVLIRTCY, from the exons atGGCTTCGAAACAGAAAACGTGCTACAAGTGCTGCATAGCTGGAGTGCTGCTTCTCTTCTTGGCTAGTATTGCTGCCCTTGTTGCTGTTGCCGTCATCCAGGACACCTGGAGGTCCAAAGAGTACAGCTTAGAG TATGGCATAGTGATAGACTCAGGCTCATCACGTTCCAATGTGTACCTGTACGAGTGGCCAGGGGAGAAGCACAATAAAACCGGAGTGGTGACTGAGAAAATGAACTGTAAAGTTGCTG GAAATGGCATCTCAGAGATGAAAGTTGACCCAGAGAAAGACGCCAAATCATGGAAGGGATTCAAAGAATGCATGGACAACATAACCAAAGCCATTCCTgctaaaaaacataaaaccacacCTCTGTTTCTGGGAGCTACTGCTGGAATGAGACTACTACA TGAGAAGGATGAACAGAGGAGCAATGAAATCCTGGCGAGTCTCACAGAATACCTGAGATCTTTGCCTTTCAACTTCCATAATGCTTCCATCATTACTGGTCAAGAAGAAGGGCTGTATGGGTGGGTCACTGTCAACTACCTCATGGACAACTTCCTCGAG AAAAACCTTTGGAATACCTATGTACGCCCAGAAGGGAAAAATACCGTAGGGTCCATGGACCTCGGTGGGGCGTCAACACAGATCGCCTTTGCTGTCCAGGATGATCTCAGCGGGCCTGACTACTTGCATGTCAAACTGTATGGTTACCCTTACAATGTTTACACACATAGTTTCCTCTGCTACGGCAAAAACGAGGCTGACAAAAGGGTTCTGGACAAAGTAGTTCAG GAATCATCTAACCCCACCTACATAAAGAACCCCTGTTACCCTAAAGGCTTCAACACCACCCTCAAGGCCTCATACATTTATGACACAGAGTGCACAAAAAAGCCTAACGGCTACAATCCAGATCAAGAACTCTTCTTGGTGGGAACAGGCAACTCAGAAAAGTGCAGCAGCATAGTGAAGTCCATATTTGATTTCAAGACTTGTAACTCATCCCAGTGTTCCCTCAACGGGGTCGAGCAGCCGCCCGTCACTGGAGATTTTATG GCATATGCAGGGTTCTTCTTCACTTCTAAGGCGCTTGGGATGAATGGAACATCAGAGCTTGATCAATTCAACGCCTCAATTACGAAATACTGCAACACAAATTGGACACAA cTAAAGGCAGAAAAGGCAGGGATAGATCCAAGATTTCTCAAGACTTACTGTTTTGCATCTCACTATGTCTTCACTTTGCTGGTGGATGGATATAAGTTTGACAAAGAAACATGGAAAAACATTGACTTCAAAAGAGAG GTAAAGAAAACCAGCATAGGTTGGAGTTTGGGTTACATGCTGAGTATGTCCAACATGATCCCGTCTGAAGTGAAATATACCACCCCCATGACGGACCCCGTCTTCGCCGGCCTTGTCTTTCTATTTTCAGCACTTACTATCataactgttgtcttttttttcatcgtCCTCATTCGCACCTGCTATTGA
- the entpd3 gene encoding ectonucleoside triphosphate diphosphohydrolase 3 isoform X2 — translation MASKQKTCYKCCIAGVLLLFLASIAALVAVAVIQDTWRSKEYSLEYGIVIDSGSSRSNVYLYEWPGEKHNKTGVVTEKMNCKVAGDGISEMKVDPEKDAKSWKGFKECMDNITKAIPAKKHKTTPLFLGATAGMRLLHEKDEQRSNEILASLTEYLRSLPFNFHNASIITGQEEGLYGWVTVNYLMDNFLEKNLWNTYVRPEGKNTVGSMDLGGASTQIAFAVQDDLSGPDYLHVKLYGYPYNVYTHSFLCYGKNEADKRVLDKVVQESSNPTYIKNPCYPKGFNTTLKASYIYDTECTKKPNGYNPDQELFLVGTGNSEKCSSIVKSIFDFKTCNSSQCSLNGVEQPPVTGDFMAYAGFFFTSKALGMNGTSELDQFNASITKYCNTNWTQLKAEKAGIDPRFLKTYCFASHYVFTLLVDGYKFDKETWKNIDFKREVKKTSIGWSLGYMLSMSNMIPSEVKYTTPMTDPVFAGLVFLFSALTIITVVFFFIVLIRTCY, via the exons atGGCTTCGAAACAGAAAACGTGCTACAAGTGCTGCATAGCTGGAGTGCTGCTTCTCTTCTTGGCTAGTATTGCTGCCCTTGTTGCTGTTGCCGTCATCCAGGACACCTGGAGGTCCAAAGAGTACAGCTTAGAG TATGGCATAGTGATAGACTCAGGCTCATCACGTTCCAATGTGTACCTGTACGAGTGGCCAGGGGAGAAGCACAATAAAACCGGAGTGGTGACTGAGAAAATGAACTGTAAAGTTGCTGGTGA TGGCATCTCAGAGATGAAAGTTGACCCAGAGAAAGACGCCAAATCATGGAAGGGATTCAAAGAATGCATGGACAACATAACCAAAGCCATTCCTgctaaaaaacataaaaccacacCTCTGTTTCTGGGAGCTACTGCTGGAATGAGACTACTACA TGAGAAGGATGAACAGAGGAGCAATGAAATCCTGGCGAGTCTCACAGAATACCTGAGATCTTTGCCTTTCAACTTCCATAATGCTTCCATCATTACTGGTCAAGAAGAAGGGCTGTATGGGTGGGTCACTGTCAACTACCTCATGGACAACTTCCTCGAG AAAAACCTTTGGAATACCTATGTACGCCCAGAAGGGAAAAATACCGTAGGGTCCATGGACCTCGGTGGGGCGTCAACACAGATCGCCTTTGCTGTCCAGGATGATCTCAGCGGGCCTGACTACTTGCATGTCAAACTGTATGGTTACCCTTACAATGTTTACACACATAGTTTCCTCTGCTACGGCAAAAACGAGGCTGACAAAAGGGTTCTGGACAAAGTAGTTCAG GAATCATCTAACCCCACCTACATAAAGAACCCCTGTTACCCTAAAGGCTTCAACACCACCCTCAAGGCCTCATACATTTATGACACAGAGTGCACAAAAAAGCCTAACGGCTACAATCCAGATCAAGAACTCTTCTTGGTGGGAACAGGCAACTCAGAAAAGTGCAGCAGCATAGTGAAGTCCATATTTGATTTCAAGACTTGTAACTCATCCCAGTGTTCCCTCAACGGGGTCGAGCAGCCGCCCGTCACTGGAGATTTTATG GCATATGCAGGGTTCTTCTTCACTTCTAAGGCGCTTGGGATGAATGGAACATCAGAGCTTGATCAATTCAACGCCTCAATTACGAAATACTGCAACACAAATTGGACACAA cTAAAGGCAGAAAAGGCAGGGATAGATCCAAGATTTCTCAAGACTTACTGTTTTGCATCTCACTATGTCTTCACTTTGCTGGTGGATGGATATAAGTTTGACAAAGAAACATGGAAAAACATTGACTTCAAAAGAGAG GTAAAGAAAACCAGCATAGGTTGGAGTTTGGGTTACATGCTGAGTATGTCCAACATGATCCCGTCTGAAGTGAAATATACCACCCCCATGACGGACCCCGTCTTCGCCGGCCTTGTCTTTCTATTTTCAGCACTTACTATCataactgttgtcttttttttcatcgtCCTCATTCGCACCTGCTATTGA